One stretch of Oncorhynchus masou masou isolate Uvic2021 chromosome 9, UVic_Omas_1.1, whole genome shotgun sequence DNA includes these proteins:
- the LOC135546239 gene encoding histone H3.3A, whose protein sequence is MARTKQTARKSTGGKAPRKQLATKAARKSAPSTGGVKKPHRYRPGTVALREIRRYQKSTELLIRKLPFQRLVREIAQDFKTDLRFQSAAIGALQEASEAYLVGLFEDTNLCAIHAKRVTIMPKDIQLARRIRGERA, encoded by the exons ATGGCCCGTACCAAGCAGACAGCCCGTAAATCTACTGGAGGCAAAGCCCCACGTAAGCAGCTGGCCACCAAAGCTGCCCGCAAGAGTGCCCCTTCTACTGGTGGGGTCAAGAAGCCCCATCGCTACAG ACCTGGTACTGTGGCCCTGCGTGAGATCCGTCGTTACCAGAAGTCCACTGAGCTGCTGATCCGCAAGCTGCCATTCCAGCGCCTGGTGAGAGAAATTGCTCAGGACTTCAAGACTGACCTGCGTTTCCAGAGTGCAGCCATTGGGGCCCTGCAG GAGGCCAGCGAGGCTTACCTGGTTGGTCTGTTTGAGGACACCAACCTGTGCGCCATCCACGCCAAGCGTGTCACCATCATGCCCAAAGACATCCAGCTGGCCCGTCGTATCCGTGGGGAGCGTGCTTAG